The Panicum virgatum strain AP13 chromosome 5K, P.virgatum_v5, whole genome shotgun sequence genome has a window encoding:
- the LOC120707627 gene encoding glutamate synthase 1 [NADH], chloroplastic isoform X3 gives MKFCATDAFFLVHSRFSTNTFPSWDRAQPMRVLGHNGEINTLKGNKNWMTAREGFLEAEKLGLSKEQLSILLPIVDATSSDSGAFDNVLELLVRGGRSMPEAVMMMIPEAWQNDANMEPEKKALYEFLSALMEPWDGPALISFTDGRYLGATLDRNGLRPGRFYVTHSGRVIMGSEVGVVDVPPEDVLRKGRLNPGMMLLVDFENHTVVDDEALKSQYSKAHPYGEWLKRQKLYLKDIVESVPEADRIPPSICGSSPQKNVTKEHVGVNGIMIPLKAFGYTVEALEMLLLPMAKDGVEALGSMGNDTPLAVMSNREKLTFEYFKQMFAQVTNPPIDPIREKIVTSMECMIGPEGDLLETTEKQCNRLALKGPLVSIDEMEAIKKMNYRGWRSKVLDITYPKKSGRKGLEETLDRICAEARKATHQGYTILVLSDRGFSSDRVAASSLLAVGSVHQHLVANHERTRVGLLVESAEPREVHHFCTLVGFGADGICPYLAIEAIWCLQNDGKIPPNGDGQPCSKEELVKKYFYASNYGMMKVLAKMGISTLASYKGAQIFEALGLSSEVIDKCFEGTPSRIEGATFEMLARDALRLHELAFPSRAPPPGSADAKALPNPGDYHWRKNGEVHLNDPLAIGKLQEAARVNSRAAYKEYSKRIQELNKTCNLRGMLKFKDITDKISLDEVEPASEIVKRFCTGAMSYGSISLEAHTALATAMNKLGGKSNTGEGGEQPSRMEPLPDGSMNPKRSAIKQVASGRFGVSSYYLTNADELQIKMAQGAKPGEGGELPGHKVIGDIAVTRHSTAGVGLISPPPHHDIYSIEDLAQLIHDLKNSNPGARISVKLVSEAGVGVVASGVVKGHADHVLISGHDGGTGASRWTGIKNAGLPWELGLAETHQTLVANGLRGRAVLQTDGQLKTGRDVAVACLLGAEEFGFSTAPLITLGCIMMRKCHMNTCPVGIATQDPVLRAKFAGEPEHVINFFFMLAEELREIMANLGFRTITEMVGRSDMLEVDPEVVKSNEKLENIDLSLILKSAAEIRPGAAQYCVEKQDHGLDMALDNKLIDLSRTAIEKQVRVFIETPIRNTNRAVGTMLSHEVTKRYHMNGLPAGTIHVKFTGSAGQSFGAFLCPGITLELEGDSNDYVGKGLSGGKIVVYPPRNSSFSPEDNIVIGNVALYGATKGEAYFNGMAAERFCVRNSGAQAVVEGIGDHGCEYMTGGTVVILGKTGRNFAAGMSGGIAYVYDVDGKFSSRCNNELVDLYPVEEEDDIITLKMMIEQHRRNTESVLARDILSDFSNLLPKFVKVYPRDYKRVLENMKVEKAAAKPAKDPKMANGISVTTKKVQPDQSAGRPTRVTNAKKYRGFISYERESISYRDPKERVKDWKEVAIESTPGPLLNTQSARCMDCGTPFCHQESSGAGCPLGNKIPEFNELVHQNRWREALDRLLETNNFPEFTGRVCPAPCEGSCVLGIIENPVSIKSIECAIIDKGFEEGWMVPRPPLQRTGKKVAIVGSGPSGLAAADQLNKMGHFVTMFERADRIGGLMMYGVPNMKTDKIGIVQRRVNLMAEEGVTFVVNANVGSDPLYSIERLRSENDAVILACGATKPRDLTIPGRELSGVHFAMEFLHANTKSLLDSNLEDGNYISAKGKKVVVIGGGDTGTDCIGTSIRHGCSSLVNLELLTKPPSKRAADNPWPQWPRIFRVDYGHQEAATKFGKDPRTYEVMTKRFIGDENGKVKALEVVRVKWEKVDGRFQLKEIEGSEEIIEADLVLLAMGFLGPEATIADKLGLEKDNRSNFKAQFGDFATSVDGVFAAGDCRRGQSLVVWAITEGRQAAAAVDKYLTTDDENAVGDITPSGAGLVQPVAA, from the exons ATGAAATTCTGTGCAACTGACGCTTTCTTTTTG GTTCACTCAAGATTCTCCACGAACACCTTTCCCAGCTGGGACCGTGCGCAGCCAATGCGTGTTTTAGGCCATAATGGAGAAATCAATACCCTTAAAGGAAACAAGAACTG GATGACAGCACGTGAGGGTTTCTTAGAGGCTGAGAAGCTTGGCTTATCAAAGGAGCAGCTGTCAATACTTCTACCAATTGTGGATGCTACCTCTTCAGACTCAG GTGCATTTGATAACGTTCTTGAGCTTCTTGTCCGTGGCGGGCGAAGCATGCCAGAAgctgtgatgatgatgatccctGAGGCATGGCAGAACGATGCAAATATGGAACCTGAAAAGAAAGCTCTATATGAATTTCTGTCAGCACTTATGGAGCCCTGGGATGGACCTGCTCTAATATCTT TTACTGATGGCCGCTACCTTGGAGCTACCCTGGACCGCAATGGTTTGAGGCCCGGTAGATTTTATGTGACCCACAGTGGACGCGTGATCATGGGTAGTGAAGTTGGTGTTGTTGATGTCCCTCCTGAAGATGTGTTGAGAAAGGGCAGGCTGAACCCTGGAATGATGCTATTGGTTGATTTCGAGAATCACACTGTTGTGGATGATGAAGCTCTGAAATCACAGTACTCTAAAGCTCATCCATATGGTGAATGGCTCAAGAGACAAAAGCTATACCTTAAAGACATTGTGGAATCTGTGCCAGAAGCGGATAGAATTCCTCCAAGCATTTGTGGCTCTTCTCCA CAGAAGAATGTGACCAAGGAGCATGTTGGTGTCAATGGAATTATGATTCCATTGAAGGCCTTTGG GTACACAGTAGAAGCCCTGGAAATGTTGTTGCTGCCAATGGCTAAGGATGGAGTGGAAGCTCTTGGCTCCATGGGAAACGATACACCACTCGCAGTGATGTCAAACAGGGAGAAGCTGACTTTTGAGTACTTCAAGCAGATGTTTGCACAAGTTACAAACCCACCAATTGACCCTATTAGAGAGAAAATCGTAACATCTATGGAGTGTatgattggcccagaaggtgaCTTGCTGGAAACAACCGAAAAACAATGCAACCGCCTTGCCCTTAAAGGTCCTTTGGTTTCTATTGATGAAATGGAGGCTATTAAAAAGATGAATTACCGTGGTTGGCGAAGCAAGGTGCTTGACATAACTTATCCGAAGAAGTCTGGAAGGAAGGGCCTTGAAGAAACTTTGGACAGAATTTGCGCTGAAGCTCGTAAAGCCACACACCAAGGCTACACTATTTTGGTTCTCTCAGATAGAG GATTTTCCTCAGACCGTGTTGCTGCCAGTTCTCTCTTAGCGGTTGGATCTGTACATCAGCACCTTGTTGCAAATCACGAGAGAACACGTGTAGGATTGCTGGTTGAGTCAGCTGAACCTCGTGAAGTGCACCATTTCTGTACCCTGGTTGGATTTGGTGCTGATGGTATATGCCCGTATTTGGCTATTGAAGCAATTTGGTGCTTGCAGAATGATGGGAAGATTCCTCCTAATGGAGATGGGCAACCCTGCTCAAAGGAAGAGCTGGTGAAGAAGTACTTCTATGCTTCTAACTATGGAATGATGAAAGTTCTTGCAAAGATGGGAATATCCACCCTTGCATCCTACAAAGGTGCTCAGATTTTTGAAGCTCTTGGTCTTTCTTCCGAAGTGATTGACAAGTGTTTTGAAGGTACACCTAGCAGAATTGAGGGTGCAACATTTGAAATGCTTGCACGAGATGCTCTTCGTCTTCATGAGTTAGCTTTCCCATCAAGAGCCCCTCCACCTGGCAGTGCAGACGCAAAGGCCCTTCCCAACCCAGGGGACTACCACTGGAGGAAAAATGGTGAAGTTCACCTCAACGACCCACTTGCAATTGGTAAATTACAGGAAGCAGCTAGAGTCAACAGCCGGGCAGCATACAAAGAATATTCAAAGCGAATTCAGGAGCTCAACAAGACCTGCAATCTACGTGGCATGCTGAAATTTAAAGATATCACTGACAAGATATCTTTGGATGAGGTTGAACCTGCAAGTGAAATAGTGAAACGTTTTTGTACTGGAGCAATGAGTTATGGGTCTATTTCATTGGAAGCACATACTGCCCTTGCTACGGCAATGAACAAACTTGGAGGGAAATCAAATACAG GTGAGGGAGGGGAACAGCCATCTCGTATGGAACCACTACCTGATGGTTCAATGAACCCAAAACGAAGTGCAATCAAGCAAGTTGCTAGTGGACGGTTTGGAGTTTCCAGCTATTACCTGACTAATGCAGATGAGCTGCAGATAAAAATGGCCCAG GGTGCCAAGCCTGGTGAAGGTGGCGAGCTTCCAGGTCACAAGGTTATTGGTGACATTGCTGTCACAAGACATTCTACAGCTGGTGTGGGACTCATTAGCCCTCCTCCCCATCATGATATATATTCAATTGAGGATCTTGCACAGCTTATACATGATCTTAAG AATTCAAACCCTGGAGCCCGTATCAGTGTCAAACTAGTCTCGGAGGCTGGAGTTGGAGTTGTTGCTAGTGGTGTTGTAAAAGGGCATGCTGATCATGTTCTTATTTCTGGACATGATGGAGGCACGGGAGCTTCGAGATGGACAGGTATCAAGAATGCTGGACTTCCATGGGAACTTGGATTGGCTGAGACACATCAAACTCTGGTAGCAAATGGGCTTCGCGGTCGTGCTGTTCTGCAAACAGATGGACAGTTAAAGACTGGTAGAGATGTTGctgttgcttgcttgcttggtgCAGAGGAATTTGGTTTCAGCACTGCCCCACTGATCACACTTGGCTGTATTATGATGCGAAAATGCCACATGAACACCTGTCCTGTTGGTATAGCTACTCAAGACCCAGTGCTTCGAGCAAAGTTTGCTGGAGAACCAGAACATGTCATTAACTTTTTCTTCATGCTTGCCGAGGAGCTAAGAGAAATCATGGCGAACCTTGGGTTCCGCACCATCACTGAAATGGTTGGACGCTCTGATATGCTTGAGGTTGATCCAGAAGTGGTGAAGAGCAATGAGAAACTTGAGAACATTGATCTCTCACTGATCTTGAAGTCAGCTGCAGAGATTCGTCCAGGTGCTGCTCAGTACTGTGTTGAGAAGCAAGATCATGGCCTTGACATGGCATTGGATAACAAACTAATAGATTTGTCAAGAACTGCTATTGAAAAGCAGGTTCGTGTTTTCATTGAGACTCCAATCCGGAACACGAATCGAGCAGTTGGAACTATGCTCAGTCATGAAGTCACTAAACGTTATCACATGAATGGGTTGCCTGCTGGTACAATTCATGTGAAGTTCACTGGAAGTGCTGGTCAAAGTTTTGGCGCTTTTCTCTGTCCTGGAATCACTCTTGAATTAGAAGGAGACAGCAATGATTATGTTGGTAAAGGATTATCTGGTGGAAAAATTGTTGTGTACCCGCCAAGGAACAGTTCATTTAGCCCAGAGGACAATATTGTCATTGGTAATGTAGCTCTATATGGTGCTACCAAGGGAGAGGCGTATTTCAATGGTATGGCAGCAGAAAGGTTTTGTGTTCGAAACTCAGGTGCTCAAGCAGTGGTTGAAGGAATTGGAGACCATGGATGCGAGTACATGACTGGAGGTACTGTGGTTATCCTTGGAAAAACAGGACGGAACTTTGCTGCTGGGATGAGTGGAGGCATTGCTTATGTTTATGATGTTGATGGGAAATTCAGTTCTCGCTGCAACAATGAGTTAGTTGACCTATATCCTGTCGAGGAAGAGGATGACATCATCACATTGAAAATGATGATTGAACAACATCGACGCAACACTGAGAGTGTTTTAGCCAGAGACATACTCTCTGACTTTAGTAATCTTCTTCCAAAATTCGTAAAAGTATATCCAAGGGATTATAAGAGGGTTTTGGAAAACATGAAAGTGGAAAAGGCTGCTGCTAAGCCGGCAAAGGATCCTAAGATGGCAAATGGTATTTCTGTGACAACCAAG AAAGTACAACCTGATCAGTCAGCTGGCCGACCAACACGTGTTACCAATGCCAAAAAGTACCGGGGTTTTATTTCATATGAGCGAGAGAGTATTTCTTACCGAGATCCAAAAGAGCGTGTTAAAGATTGGAAGGAAGTTGCGATTGAGTCAACACCAGGCCCGCTATTGAACACACAATCTGCTCGCTGTATGGATTGTGGCACTCCTTTCTGTCATCAG GAAAGCTCAGGTGCTGGCTGTCCTCTTGGAAATAAGATCCCAGAGTTCAATGAATTAGTTCACCAGAATAGATGGCGTGAAGCATTGGATCGATTATTAGAGACAAACAATTTCCCAGAATTTACTGGACGAGTTTGCCCTGCTCCTTGCGAGGGGTCATGTGTTCTTGGGATCATTGAAAATCCAGTGTCTATCAAAAGCATAGAATGCGCAATCATTGACAAAGGTTTTGAAGAGGGATGGATGGTGCCGCGGCCTCCACTTCAAAGAACAGG AAAGAAGGTGGCCATTGTTGGTAGTGGACCATCTGGTTTGGCTGCCGCGGATCAACTTAACAAAATGGGCCATTTTGTAACTATGTTTGAGCGTGCAGACCGTATTGGAGGTTTAATGATGTATGGTGTACCAAACATGAAGACAGACAAGATCGGCATTGTTCAACGCCGTGTTAATTTAATGGCTGAAGAGGGTGTCACTTTTGTGGTGAATGCCAATGTGGGTAGTGATCCTTTATACTCAATTGAACGTCTACGTTCTGAGAATGATGCAGTTATTTTGGCTTGTGGAGCAACAAAACCAAG GGATCTCACCATTCCTGGTCGTGAGCTATCAGGAGTTCATTTTGCAATGGAATTTCTCCATGCAAATACCAAAAGTTTACTCGACAGCAACCTTGAGGATGGTAATTACATATCTGCCAAGGGGAAAAAAGTGGTGGTTATTGGTGGAGGTGATACAGGCACAGATTGCATTGGTACATCTATTAGGCATGGTTGCAGCAGTCTTGTAAATCTTGAACTTCTGACTAAACCACCGAGCAAGAGAGCTGCTGATAACCCGTGGCCTCAG TGGCCAAGAATTTTCCGTGTTGACTATGGGCATCAAGAAGCTGCTACCAAATTCGGGAAGGATCCAAGAACTTATGAAGTTATGACAAAGCGTTTTATTGGCGATGAAAATGGCAAGGTGAAGGCCCTTGAGGTAGTGCGTGTGAAGTGGGAGAAAGTAGATGGAAGATTTCAACTCAAGGAGATTGAAGGATCAGAAGAAATCATCGAGGCTGATCTTGTCCTCCTAGCTATGGGATTCCTGGGTCCTGAAGCG ACTATCGCTGACAAACTGGGTCTGGAGAAGGACAACAGATCAAACTTCAAAGCCCAGTTTGGAGACTTCGCCACCAGCGTTGATGGCGTTTTCGCAGCTGGGGACTGCAGACGTGGACAATCACTGGTGGTTTGGGCCATCACAGAGGGGCGGCAGGCTGCTGCAGCGGTGGATAAGTACTTGACAACGGACGATGAGAATGCTGTAGGCGATATCACCCCTTCCGGGGCAGGTCTCGTTCAGCCGGTTGCCGCATAA